Proteins from a genomic interval of Nocardia sp. BMG51109:
- the metK gene encoding methionine adenosyltransferase, producing MGKSGSRLFTSESVTEGHPDKICDAISDSVLDALLAQDPASRVAVETLVTTGQVHVAGEVTTQAYADIPSIVRDKILEIGYDSSAKGFDGASCGVNVAIGAQSPDIAQGVDTSHEARTGGSDDEIEKQGAGDQGLMFGYATKDTPELMPLPIGLAHRLSRRLTEVRKSGVLPYLRPDGKTQVTIEYDGDTPARLDTVVVSTQHAADIDLDNLLVPDIREKVVEAVLSELELPNPLDTSEFRLLVNPTGKFVLGGPMGDAGLTGRKIIVDTYGGMARHGGGAFSGKDPSKVDRSAAYAMRWVAKNVIAAELAERAEVQVAYAIGKAAPVGLFVETFGTEVVDPDKISAAISEVFDLRPGAIIRDLDLLRPIYAPTAAYGHFGRTDVDLPWERTDRADKLRAAVGL from the coding sequence GTGGGCAAGTCCGGTAGCCGGCTATTCACGAGTGAGTCCGTGACCGAGGGTCATCCGGACAAGATCTGTGACGCTATCAGCGATTCCGTACTCGACGCACTGCTCGCTCAGGATCCCGCCAGCCGGGTTGCGGTGGAGACCTTGGTGACGACCGGCCAGGTGCATGTGGCCGGCGAGGTCACCACCCAGGCCTACGCCGATATCCCGAGCATCGTGCGCGACAAGATTCTCGAGATCGGATACGACTCGTCCGCAAAGGGTTTCGACGGTGCGTCCTGCGGTGTGAACGTGGCGATCGGCGCTCAGTCGCCCGATATCGCGCAGGGCGTGGACACCTCGCACGAGGCGCGCACCGGCGGTTCCGACGACGAGATCGAAAAGCAGGGCGCGGGTGACCAGGGCCTGATGTTCGGTTACGCCACCAAGGACACCCCCGAGCTGATGCCGCTGCCGATCGGGCTGGCGCACCGCCTGTCCCGGCGGCTGACCGAGGTCCGCAAGTCCGGCGTGCTGCCGTACCTGCGTCCCGACGGCAAGACGCAGGTCACCATCGAGTACGACGGTGACACGCCGGCCCGGCTGGACACGGTGGTCGTCTCCACCCAGCACGCCGCCGACATCGATCTGGACAACCTGCTGGTGCCCGACATCCGCGAGAAGGTCGTCGAGGCGGTGCTGTCCGAGCTGGAGCTGCCGAACCCGCTGGACACCTCCGAGTTCCGGCTGCTGGTGAACCCGACCGGCAAGTTCGTGCTCGGTGGCCCGATGGGCGACGCGGGTCTCACCGGCCGCAAGATCATCGTCGACACCTACGGCGGCATGGCCCGGCACGGCGGCGGCGCCTTCTCCGGCAAGGACCCGTCGAAGGTGGACCGTTCGGCCGCCTACGCCATGCGCTGGGTCGCCAAGAACGTGATCGCCGCGGAACTCGCCGAGCGAGCCGAGGTGCAGGTCGCCTACGCCATCGGCAAGGCGGCCCCGGTCGGCCTGTTCGTGGAGACCTTCGGCACCGAGGTGGTCGATCCGGACAAGATCTCGGCCGCGATCTCCGAGGTGTTCGATCTGCGGCCGGGCGCGATCATCCGCGATCTGGACCTGCTGCGTCCGATCTACGCGCCGACGGCCGCCTACGGTCACTTCGGTCGCACCGATGTCGACCTGCCGTGGGAGCGGACCGACCGCGCCGACAAGCTGCGCGCCGCCGTCGGACTGTAA
- the pyrF gene encoding orotidine-5'-phosphate decarboxylase, with the protein MTPFGARLRQAMRQHGPVCLGIDPHPQLLRAWGLAADIDGLKRFADTCVDAFAGRVALVKPQVAFFEPYGSGGFMVLEDTIAALRESGTLVLADAKRGDIGSTMAAYAAAWLGDGPLGSDAVTVSPYLGFGSLAPALDLAADSGGGVFVLAATSNPEGAQLQRGTTADGRSVAQTVVDDAAARNAGAEFGSVGVVVGATLAEAPDVGRLNGPILMPGVGAQGGGPESVRGLVPAESLAAVVPSVSREVLGAGPSADVLRSRAEEFADAFAFLQN; encoded by the coding sequence ATGACGCCGTTCGGTGCCCGGCTGCGGCAGGCGATGCGGCAGCACGGCCCGGTATGCCTCGGCATCGATCCGCATCCGCAGCTGTTGCGCGCCTGGGGTCTCGCGGCGGACATCGACGGCCTGAAGCGATTCGCCGACACCTGCGTCGACGCCTTCGCCGGCCGGGTCGCCCTGGTCAAGCCGCAGGTCGCATTCTTCGAGCCCTACGGCTCCGGCGGATTCATGGTTCTCGAGGACACCATCGCCGCGCTGCGGGAGTCGGGCACCCTGGTGCTCGCCGACGCCAAGCGCGGCGACATCGGCTCCACGATGGCCGCCTACGCCGCGGCGTGGCTCGGTGACGGCCCGCTCGGCAGCGATGCGGTGACGGTGTCGCCGTACCTCGGATTCGGTTCGCTCGCACCGGCATTGGATCTGGCGGCCGACAGCGGCGGCGGCGTGTTCGTGCTCGCCGCCACCTCGAATCCGGAAGGCGCGCAACTACAGCGGGGCACGACCGCGGACGGACGGTCGGTGGCGCAGACCGTGGTCGACGACGCGGCGGCGCGCAACGCCGGCGCCGAATTCGGTTCGGTGGGCGTGGTCGTCGGCGCCACCCTCGCCGAGGCGCCGGACGTCGGTCGGCTCAACGGACCCATCCTGATGCCCGGCGTGGGCGCGCAGGGCGGTGGCCCGGAATCGGTGCGCGGGCTCGTTCCGGCCGAGAGCCTCGCCGCGGTCGTGCCGTCGGTGTCCCGCGAGGTGCTCGGTGCGGGGCCGTCGGCGGACGTATTGCGTTCGCGGGCCGAGGAATTCGCCGACGCCTTCGCGTTCCTGCAGAACTGA
- the coaBC gene encoding bifunctional phosphopantothenoylcysteine decarboxylase/phosphopantothenate--cysteine ligase CoaBC: MRIVVGVGGGIAAYKACSLVRKFTETGHDVRVIPTESALQFVGRATFEALSGNPVHTGVFADVPEVPHVRLGQEADLVVIAPATADLMARSAMGRADDLLTATLLTARCPVLFAPAMHTEMWQHPATEANVAMLRSHGAVVMEPAAGRLTGADTGPGRLPEPEEIFALASLLLERADAMPRDLEGRRLVVSAGGTREPLDPVRFLGNRSSGKQGFALARLAAQRGARVTLVAGNTIGLEPPAAVELVHVTTAEQLGVAVDKHAPGADAVIMAAAVADFRPTDVAAAKIKKGVNEPDRIELTKNRDILAGLVQARHDGQLPGLAIVGFAAETGDEHGDVLTHARAKLKRKGCDLLVVNAVGEGKAFEVDNNDGWLLGADGTEQSLDHGSKLLLASRVLDALGPLLR; the protein is encoded by the coding sequence ATGCGGATCGTTGTCGGCGTGGGCGGCGGAATCGCCGCTTACAAAGCCTGCTCGCTCGTTCGCAAGTTCACCGAGACCGGGCACGACGTCCGGGTGATTCCCACCGAGTCGGCGCTGCAGTTCGTCGGCCGGGCGACCTTCGAGGCACTGTCGGGTAACCCGGTGCACACCGGGGTGTTCGCCGATGTTCCCGAGGTGCCGCACGTGCGCCTCGGGCAGGAGGCCGACCTGGTGGTGATCGCCCCGGCGACGGCCGACCTGATGGCGCGCTCGGCCATGGGCAGGGCCGACGATCTGCTCACCGCGACGCTGCTGACGGCCCGATGTCCGGTGTTGTTCGCTCCCGCCATGCACACCGAGATGTGGCAGCATCCGGCGACCGAGGCGAACGTGGCGATGCTGCGCAGCCACGGCGCGGTCGTGATGGAGCCCGCGGCCGGCCGCCTGACCGGCGCCGATACCGGACCGGGCCGGCTGCCCGAGCCGGAGGAGATCTTCGCGCTGGCCTCGCTGCTGCTGGAACGCGCCGACGCGATGCCGCGCGATCTGGAGGGGCGCCGCCTGGTGGTCTCCGCGGGCGGTACCCGCGAGCCGCTGGATCCGGTGCGCTTCCTCGGCAATCGCAGTTCGGGCAAGCAGGGTTTCGCGCTTGCTCGGTTGGCGGCCCAGCGCGGCGCCCGGGTTACGCTGGTCGCCGGCAACACCATCGGCCTGGAACCGCCCGCGGCCGTGGAGCTCGTGCACGTCACGACGGCCGAGCAGCTCGGCGTCGCGGTCGACAAGCACGCTCCCGGCGCCGACGCGGTGATCATGGCGGCCGCGGTGGCCGATTTCCGGCCGACCGACGTCGCCGCGGCGAAGATCAAGAAGGGGGTGAACGAGCCCGACCGGATCGAGCTGACCAAGAATCGCGATATTCTCGCCGGTCTGGTGCAGGCCCGGCACGACGGGCAGCTGCCCGGGCTGGCCATCGTCGGATTTGCCGCCGAGACCGGTGACGAGCACGGCGACGTGCTCACCCACGCCCGCGCCAAGCTCAAGCGGAAGGGTTGCGACCTGCTGGTCGTCAACGCCGTCGGCGAGGGTAAGGCGTTCGAGGTGGACAACAACGACGGATGGTTGCTGGGAGCCGACGGCACCGAACAGTCGCTCGATCACGGCTCGAAATTGTTGCTTGCCAGCCGTGTGCTGGACGCGCTCGGACCGCTCTTGCGCTGA
- the mihF gene encoding integration host factor, actinobacterial type, which produces MALPQLTDEQRKAALEKAAAARRARAELKERLKRGGTDLKTVLKDADTDEVLGKMKVSALLEALPKVGKVKAAEIMSELEIAPTRRLRGLGDRQRKALLAKFDQA; this is translated from the coding sequence GTGGCCCTTCCCCAGCTGACTGACGAGCAGCGTAAGGCTGCTCTGGAGAAGGCGGCTGCCGCTCGCCGCGCTCGGGCAGAGCTCAAGGAGCGTTTGAAGCGCGGCGGCACCGACCTGAAGACGGTCCTGAAGGACGCCGATACGGACGAGGTGCTCGGCAAGATGAAGGTCTCTGCCCTGCTGGAGGCCCTGCCCAAGGTCGGCAAGGTCAAGGCGGCGGAGATCATGAGCGAGCTGGAGATCGCGCCGACCCGTCGGCTGCGGGGCCTGGGCGACCGCCAGCGCAAGGCGCTGCTGGCGAAGTTCGACCAAGCCTGA
- the rpoZ gene encoding DNA-directed RNA polymerase subunit omega: protein MSDTKTMPAYDTPVGLTNPPIDELLERTSSKYALVIYAAKRARQINDYYNQLGDGILEYVGPLVEPGLQEKPLSVAMREIHADLLEHSEGE, encoded by the coding sequence GTGAGCGACACCAAGACCATGCCCGCGTACGACACCCCGGTGGGCCTGACCAATCCCCCGATCGACGAGCTGCTCGAGCGCACGTCGTCCAAGTACGCGCTGGTCATCTACGCGGCCAAGCGGGCGCGTCAGATCAACGATTACTACAACCAGCTCGGCGACGGCATCCTGGAGTACGTGGGGCCGCTGGTCGAGCCGGGCCTGCAGGAGAAGCCGCTGTCGGTCGCGATGCGGGAGATCCACGCCGACCTGCTGGAACACTCCGAAGGCGAATGA
- the gmk gene encoding guanylate kinase, which translates to MVEHTQKGRLVVLVGPSAVGKSTVVRCVRERLPDLVFSVSATTRAPRPGEVDGRDYLFVTRAAFDAMIDEGDLLEWADIHGGLQRSGTPAVPVRAALAAGKPVLVEVDLAGARQIRAAVPEALLVFLAPPSWDELVARLTARGTESAEVIERRLQTARIELAACDEFDTVIVNDDLNNACEQLVSLFVSTNSR; encoded by the coding sequence GTGGTCGAGCACACGCAGAAGGGTCGGCTGGTCGTACTGGTCGGCCCCTCGGCCGTCGGCAAATCCACTGTGGTCCGGTGCGTCCGCGAGCGGCTGCCCGACCTGGTTTTCAGTGTGTCGGCCACCACCCGGGCCCCGCGGCCCGGGGAGGTCGACGGCCGCGATTACCTATTCGTGACCAGGGCGGCGTTCGACGCCATGATCGACGAGGGGGATCTACTCGAATGGGCCGACATCCACGGCGGCCTGCAGCGGTCGGGAACCCCGGCCGTACCCGTACGGGCGGCGCTGGCCGCCGGCAAGCCCGTACTCGTGGAGGTGGATCTGGCCGGAGCCCGGCAGATTCGTGCGGCCGTGCCGGAGGCCCTGCTGGTCTTCCTGGCGCCGCCGAGCTGGGACGAGCTGGTGGCCCGGCTGACCGCCCGGGGCACCGAATCGGCGGAGGTCATCGAGCGGCGGCTGCAAACCGCCAGGATCGAACTCGCGGCGTGTGACGAGTTCGACACCGTGATCGTGAACGACGATCTGAACAACGCCTGTGAGCAGTTGGTATCGTTGTTCGTTAGCACAAATTCGAGATGA